One Lysinibacillus sp. OF-1 DNA segment encodes these proteins:
- a CDS encoding GNAT family N-acetyltransferase produces MIYRAAEKTMETERLLLRPFTEADAPEVSVLCNNYAIYKSTLNVPYPYTIDCALSWIATHQQNFEENRLYEWAITDKHSGQLYGAIGLSNQQPHQRGEIAYWIGEPYWGNGYGTEAAQAIIAFAFQEKKYHRVYAQYFQSNPASGKIMEKCGMHYEGTLKQHVYKNGAFEDIVYYGLINPNH; encoded by the coding sequence ATGATTTACCGAGCAGCAGAAAAAACAATGGAGACTGAGCGTTTATTACTCCGCCCTTTTACAGAAGCAGATGCACCTGAGGTAAGTGTTTTATGTAACAATTATGCCATTTACAAAAGCACACTGAACGTACCTTATCCCTATACAATAGATTGTGCATTGTCATGGATAGCCACTCATCAACAAAACTTTGAGGAGAATCGCCTCTATGAATGGGCTATAACAGACAAACACAGTGGGCAATTATACGGGGCGATAGGGTTGTCCAATCAGCAGCCACATCAAAGGGGTGAAATCGCCTATTGGATTGGGGAGCCCTATTGGGGAAATGGCTATGGGACAGAAGCAGCCCAAGCAATCATCGCCTTTGCGTTTCAAGAGAAAAAGTATCATCGTGTCTATGCTCAGTATTTTCAATCCAATCCTGCATCCGGCAAAATCATGGAGAAATGCGGGATGCATTATGAGGGAACCCTAAAACAGCATGTGTATAAAAATGGTGCTTTCGAAGATATTGTTTATTATGGCTTAATCAATCCAAACCATTAG
- a CDS encoding DUF2975 domain-containing protein, whose product MKRETLFLKIAVFLMGIPVLALCLLVVPRVAIGAAQHFPKTTIFALLGVYATAIAYFVALYTTIKLLSYIDQNIAFSERSVKALINIKYCAIIISGVYVVGMPLIYYVAEVDDAPGLIIIGMVIIFASFVVAVFAAVLQKLLKNAIDIKSENDLTV is encoded by the coding sequence ATGAAACGAGAAACGCTCTTTTTAAAGATAGCTGTTTTTCTAATGGGAATACCGGTTCTTGCCTTATGTCTATTGGTAGTTCCTCGTGTAGCGATAGGGGCAGCACAGCATTTTCCGAAAACAACCATTTTTGCTTTACTAGGTGTTTATGCAACGGCCATCGCCTATTTTGTTGCTCTGTATACGACGATTAAACTACTAAGCTATATCGATCAAAATATTGCGTTTTCAGAACGATCCGTGAAAGCTTTAATCAATATTAAATATTGTGCAATTATCATTAGTGGTGTATATGTGGTAGGGATGCCACTGATATACTATGTGGCAGAAGTAGATGATGCCCCTGGTCTTATTATTATCGGAATGGTTATTATTTTTGCTTCCTTTGTCGTGGCAGTCTTTGCTGCTGTGCTGCAAAAGCTTCTAAAAAATGCCATCGATATCAAATCAGAAAACGATTTAACGGTTTGA
- a CDS encoding helix-turn-helix domain-containing protein: MAMIINIDVMLAKRKMSVTELSEKVGITMANLSILKNGKAKAIRFSTLEAICEALNCQPGDILEYRKNEDTQK; encoded by the coding sequence ATGGCAATGATCATCAATATTGATGTAATGCTGGCAAAACGAAAAATGAGCGTAACAGAGCTTTCAGAAAAAGTGGGCATCACGATGGCAAACCTTTCTATTTTAAAAAACGGCAAGGCCAAAGCCATTCGTTTTTCAACGTTAGAGGCCATTTGTGAGGCATTGAATTGTCAGCCTGGCGATATTTTGGAATATCGAAAGAACGAGGACACGCAAAAATAA
- a CDS encoding TetR/AcrR family transcriptional regulator: MREMKKAEERRNEILDAADELFTQKGFDGTSTSNILEKVGIARGTLYYHFKSKEDIMDALIERYTSTMLAKARAIAEDKSIAVNERILRVVMALNIQHENGGQEIMEHVHKPQNALMHRKIQQVVMNQVPPILTAIIRDGIEQGVYHTPYPYECMEMIIAYTNAVFDDDLVLMTDEERAARIPAFIFNVERMLGVENGSLLYMMQMFGKDGEGSTT; the protein is encoded by the coding sequence ATGAGGGAAATGAAGAAGGCGGAAGAGCGTCGCAATGAAATATTAGATGCAGCAGACGAATTATTTACACAGAAGGGGTTTGACGGTACTAGCACCAGCAATATTCTTGAAAAAGTGGGCATTGCACGGGGCACGCTTTATTATCACTTTAAGTCTAAGGAAGATATTATGGATGCCCTCATTGAGCGTTATACAAGTACGATGCTTGCAAAGGCAAGAGCGATTGCAGAAGACAAAAGCATTGCTGTGAATGAGCGCATTCTACGTGTTGTGATGGCATTAAACATACAGCATGAAAATGGTGGTCAGGAGATTATGGAGCATGTGCATAAGCCGCAAAATGCATTAATGCATCGAAAAATACAGCAGGTGGTGATGAATCAAGTGCCACCAATCCTTACGGCCATTATTCGTGATGGTATTGAACAGGGCGTTTATCATACTCCCTATCCATATGAGTGTATGGAAATGATTATCGCCTATACCAATGCTGTATTCGATGATGATTTAGTGCTGATGACAGATGAAGAACGAGCGGCACGCATTCCAGCATTTATCTTTAATGTCGAACGAATGCTTGGAGTGGAAAATGGTAGTTTGCTCTATATGATGCAAATGTTTGGCAAGGATGGCGAAGGTAGTACGACATAA
- a CDS encoding ABC transporter permease, with protein MYWKFVRNDVAKSKLIAGITILFVAAAAMLVTLSAMLIVHLTSAMETMMEQAETSHFLQMHAGKIDQARLTEFAERDERVDEFQVNEFLNVDGAKIHIAGTTLAHSVQDNGFSTQSEKFDYLLDLDGHVIEVANGDIYVPIGYWKDGTAKLGDTVIVQDKHLTIAGFLRDSQMNAMLASSKRFLVSDQDYAAIQGAGTVEYLIEFRLNDLAELKDFEEAYTRAGLEANGPSITLPLFKMLNALSDGLMIAVILLISLLVVFIAFMCIRFTLLTKMEEDYREIGVMKAIGIRVADIQKMYFAKYAVITVIGCMLGFASSFLLRDRLLENIRLFMGETGNTSLIWLFTFIGLLLVFIVIMGYVQSVLKQFRKLSATQALRFGTTQGKTQHTKWLNLSSNKRLPINLFLGVKDVLSRKRLYATMLVVLLLATFIIIVPHNLHNTIAAKSFMTYMGIGNSDIRIDVPQSKQTAQQVAAVIKTLEQDKAIEHYSVLTTKKFTTMADDGSEASLKTELGDHTIFPVEYAHGRAPIAHNEIALSVLNAEELHKKVGDAMSLIIHGEVKDLIVSGIYSDITNGGKTAKAAFFDHSTESMWSVIYGTMSKPSQVEEKRKEYAETFSFAKVSGIDDYINQTFSTTIHAIEKASRAALAIALLLCLLVTLLFMNMLMAKDQTSIAIMKALGFTNRDIATQYAARAVFVLLLAITMGTFLANTLGELVTSTVIASFGAASFKFTIQPLAAYVFCPLALTSVVLLATLIGTSRAGHVKMMDHIKE; from the coding sequence ATGTATTGGAAATTTGTGCGAAATGATGTGGCAAAGAGCAAGCTTATAGCAGGTATCACGATACTGTTTGTGGCAGCTGCTGCTATGCTTGTCACGCTCTCGGCAATGCTCATTGTCCATTTAACAAGTGCGATGGAAACGATGATGGAGCAAGCAGAAACGTCTCATTTTCTACAGATGCATGCAGGCAAAATTGATCAAGCACGACTCACTGAGTTTGCGGAACGTGATGAACGTGTAGACGAATTTCAGGTCAATGAATTTCTCAATGTAGATGGGGCCAAGATCCATATTGCTGGCACCACACTAGCGCATAGTGTACAGGACAATGGCTTTAGTACGCAAAGTGAGAAATTCGATTATTTACTGGACCTGGATGGTCATGTAATTGAAGTGGCGAATGGCGATATTTATGTGCCAATAGGCTATTGGAAGGATGGGACAGCCAAACTGGGTGACACCGTGATTGTTCAAGATAAGCACTTGACGATTGCAGGATTTTTACGAGATTCACAAATGAATGCTATGCTGGCCTCTTCAAAACGCTTTCTTGTCAGTGACCAGGACTATGCAGCCATCCAGGGAGCGGGCACGGTTGAATATTTGATTGAATTTCGGTTAAACGATTTGGCTGAATTAAAAGATTTTGAAGAAGCCTACACACGTGCAGGGTTAGAAGCGAATGGACCATCCATTACGTTGCCGCTATTCAAAATGCTAAATGCACTATCGGATGGGCTAATGATTGCTGTCATTTTATTAATTAGCCTTCTTGTAGTATTCATTGCTTTTATGTGTATTCGTTTTACATTACTCACGAAGATGGAAGAGGATTATCGCGAAATTGGTGTCATGAAAGCGATTGGCATTCGTGTTGCGGATATTCAAAAGATGTATTTTGCCAAATATGCTGTGATCACGGTAATAGGCTGTATGCTAGGGTTTGCTAGCTCTTTCTTGCTTCGAGATAGGCTACTTGAAAATATCCGTTTGTTCATGGGGGAAACGGGCAATACCTCACTGATTTGGCTGTTCACCTTCATCGGGCTATTGCTCGTATTTATCGTGATAATGGGCTATGTACAATCTGTTCTGAAACAATTTCGCAAGCTATCAGCCACTCAGGCGTTGCGTTTTGGTACAACACAAGGAAAAACACAGCATACAAAATGGTTGAACCTCAGCTCAAATAAAAGACTTCCCATTAATCTCTTTCTTGGGGTGAAGGATGTCCTGTCACGGAAAAGGCTGTATGCCACTATGCTGGTCGTCTTACTCCTGGCAACATTTATCATCATTGTACCTCATAATTTACACAATACAATTGCCGCCAAAAGCTTTATGACGTATATGGGCATTGGCAATAGTGATATTCGAATAGATGTCCCACAAAGCAAGCAAACTGCCCAGCAGGTGGCAGCTGTCATTAAGACATTAGAACAAGACAAAGCAATCGAGCATTATAGTGTGTTGACGACAAAAAAATTCACGACAATGGCTGATGATGGCTCGGAAGCAAGCTTAAAAACAGAGCTGGGCGACCATACCATTTTCCCAGTAGAATATGCACATGGCAGGGCACCAATTGCCCACAATGAAATCGCGCTTTCTGTGCTAAATGCTGAAGAGCTTCACAAAAAGGTTGGCGATGCTATGTCATTGATCATTCATGGTGAAGTGAAGGATTTGATTGTTAGCGGCATTTATTCTGATATTACGAATGGTGGCAAGACAGCAAAGGCAGCTTTCTTTGACCATTCTACAGAAAGTATGTGGAGTGTCATCTATGGAACGATGTCTAAGCCATCGCAGGTCGAGGAGAAGCGAAAGGAATATGCAGAAACATTTTCTTTTGCAAAGGTCTCAGGCATTGATGATTATATCAACCAAACCTTTAGCACGACCATCCATGCCATTGAAAAAGCATCTCGTGCAGCACTTGCCATAGCCCTCTTGCTATGTTTGCTCGTCACGCTGTTATTTATGAACATGCTAATGGCGAAGGATCAAACATCTATCGCTATTATGAAGGCATTAGGCTTTACCAACAGAGATATCGCTACACAATATGCGGCTCGAGCCGTGTTTGTTTTACTATTGGCTATAACAATGGGGACGTTCCTCGCCAACACGCTAGGTGAGCTTGTGACAAGTACGGTTATCGCATCATTTGGTGCGGCTTCATTTAAGTTTACGATTCAACCTCTAGCGGCCTATGTTTTTTGCCCATTAGCGCTCACAAGCGTTGTTCTGCTAGCTACACTCATAGGTACGTCCAGGGCGGGGCATGTCAAAATGATGGACCATATAAAGGAGTAG
- a CDS encoding ABC transporter ATP-binding protein produces MKLVSGKQIAKSFQVGDEQYNVLMNISVTINKGEFVAIMGPSGCGKSTLLYALSGMDTIDHGQVIFDGMDLASLRDNELADLRRTRMGFVFQQPTFLKNLNILDNILLPAMRDQRKNVSILTDKALSIMEKMGIADLAKRDLTQVSGGQLQRAGICRALISDPLMIFGDEPTGALNSTSAQEIMDLFTVINSEGTTIMLVTHDPKIAARTERILFMCDGAIVNELRLPTFTGIDLDDRMAKVVATMREIGI; encoded by the coding sequence ATGAAACTAGTGAGTGGTAAGCAAATAGCAAAGTCATTTCAGGTCGGCGATGAACAGTATAATGTGTTAATGAATATATCCGTTACAATAAATAAAGGGGAGTTCGTTGCCATTATGGGGCCCTCTGGCTGTGGGAAATCGACACTCTTGTATGCACTTAGTGGGATGGACACTATCGATCATGGGCAAGTGATCTTTGATGGCATGGATTTAGCCTCACTTCGTGACAATGAGCTTGCGGATTTGCGCAGAACAAGAATGGGCTTTGTGTTTCAGCAGCCGACCTTTCTAAAAAACTTAAATATCCTTGATAATATTTTGTTACCTGCGATGCGTGATCAACGAAAAAATGTGAGCATCTTAACAGACAAAGCGCTGTCCATCATGGAAAAAATGGGGATTGCGGATTTAGCAAAGCGAGATTTGACACAAGTTTCTGGCGGACAATTGCAACGAGCAGGCATCTGTCGTGCATTGATTAGCGATCCTCTAATGATTTTTGGAGATGAACCAACAGGTGCTCTAAATTCAACGTCTGCACAGGAAATCATGGATTTATTCACGGTCATCAATAGCGAGGGCACAACAATCATGCTCGTGACACATGACCCAAAAATTGCTGCCAGAACGGAGCGTATTCTCTTTATGTGTGATGGAGCCATCGTAAATGAGCTACGATTGCCCACCTTTACAGGCATAGATTTAGACGATAGAATGGCCAAAGTAGTGGCTACTATGCGAGAAATAGGTATTTAA
- a CDS encoding sigma-70 family RNA polymerase sigma factor, with amino-acid sequence MMDIEQIIEEHGDYLLKVAYLYVKNKTTAEDIVQDVFIAFYQKQEQFRQEASLRTYLVKMTVNRSHDYLRSWKSKRLTLFEKITGRTTTVTPEKEMLEKSVKKELMEALFTLSVAYREVLILYYFEEMTTVEIAQLVHCPEATIRTRLQRARKQLAAAMGDFDWEGLRHESI; translated from the coding sequence ATGATGGATATTGAACAGATAATCGAGGAGCATGGTGATTACTTGCTAAAGGTCGCCTATCTATATGTGAAAAATAAGACGACAGCAGAAGACATTGTGCAGGATGTGTTCATCGCCTTTTATCAAAAGCAGGAACAGTTTCGCCAGGAAGCATCATTGCGTACATATTTAGTGAAAATGACGGTTAATCGAAGTCATGATTATTTACGGAGTTGGAAAAGCAAACGGCTGACACTGTTTGAAAAGATTACAGGGCGCACGACAACGGTTACACCTGAAAAGGAGATGCTAGAGAAATCCGTCAAAAAAGAGCTAATGGAGGCATTGTTTACGTTATCAGTCGCCTATCGAGAGGTCTTGATTTTGTATTATTTTGAGGAGATGACGACTGTGGAAATTGCCCAGCTCGTGCATTGTCCAGAAGCAACAATTCGTACAAGACTACAGCGAGCCCGTAAACAGCTGGCAGCAGCAATGGGTGACTTTGATTGGGAGGGGCTACGTCATGAATCAATTTAA
- a CDS encoding TIGR04104 family putative zinc finger protein: MNQFKEDLLKELQDVKLSQQRKQLIADKARRQGQRKTGGEWTYRLVLATFTVFVIGFSYILTQQKEQRTTGQQAASTSSDTWHWWSLFDSDYVRGMLLLGIFIGATFIVKRLLVKKGYGLPVCIECGESWSEKDARKLYRKNGEIVCPHCGQKQYRTKKSIQISGVMTMPVPLLIMLQHVFQHFVIGLIFFLVGMFFYHHQIAPYVFKLQEKDPMNEPLW; this comes from the coding sequence ATGAATCAATTTAAAGAGGATTTGCTTAAGGAGCTACAGGATGTCAAGCTCTCACAACAGCGCAAGCAATTAATCGCTGACAAAGCGCGACGACAAGGGCAACGTAAAACAGGAGGGGAATGGACATATCGTCTCGTGCTGGCAACCTTTACTGTTTTCGTCATTGGTTTTAGCTATATTTTGACACAGCAAAAGGAACAACGTACCACAGGACAGCAAGCAGCTAGTACATCATCAGATACATGGCACTGGTGGTCCCTTTTTGACTCCGATTATGTAAGAGGCATGTTATTGCTTGGTATATTTATCGGAGCAACTTTTATTGTCAAGCGTTTGTTAGTGAAAAAAGGATATGGCCTACCTGTTTGTATTGAATGTGGGGAGAGCTGGTCTGAGAAAGATGCACGTAAGTTGTATCGCAAAAATGGTGAAATTGTGTGCCCTCATTGTGGACAAAAACAATATCGCACAAAAAAATCCATTCAAATCAGTGGTGTGATGACGATGCCAGTGCCGTTATTGATTATGCTGCAGCATGTTTTCCAACATTTTGTTATCGGACTTATTTTCTTTTTAGTGGGCATGTTCTTTTATCATCATCAAATTGCGCCATATGTGTTTAAGCTGCAAGAAAAAGATCCAATGAATGAACCTTTATGGTAA
- a CDS encoding biotin transporter BioY, whose product MKKGSTYQYVLAAFGAAIIAVLAQVTIPLPLIPITGQTLAVGIVVTILGTRLGTISVLLYILLGAVGLPVFSGMSGGLGILVGPTGGYIVGFLVTAIIMGLYLDQFGITFVHAIIANIIGMIITLAFGTVWLKIVAEYTWTAAFMGGVAPFIVVGIVKAVLAAWIGVIVRRRLESAHLIEATA is encoded by the coding sequence TTGAAAAAAGGAAGTACATATCAATACGTGTTAGCAGCATTTGGGGCAGCGATTATCGCCGTTCTAGCACAAGTAACGATTCCACTACCACTTATTCCGATTACAGGACAAACTTTAGCGGTTGGAATTGTCGTAACCATTTTAGGGACAAGATTAGGGACGATATCTGTCCTGCTCTATATACTATTAGGCGCAGTAGGTTTACCTGTATTTAGCGGGATGTCAGGCGGACTCGGAATTTTAGTTGGTCCAACAGGCGGATATATTGTCGGTTTCCTTGTCACAGCGATTATTATGGGCTTATACTTAGATCAATTTGGTATTACATTTGTTCACGCTATTATTGCGAATATTATTGGCATGATCATCACATTAGCGTTCGGAACAGTGTGGTTAAAAATTGTAGCAGAATACACATGGACAGCTGCCTTTATGGGTGGTGTTGCACCATTTATCGTAGTGGGGATCGTCAAAGCGGTACTTGCAGCGTGGATTGGTGTCATTGTCCGTCGTCGCTTAGAGAGCGCACATTTAATTGAAGCAACAGCATAG
- a CDS encoding amidohydrolase — MATLWTGGKIYTMAQIGETVEAVLVEDGKIVATGSVESLSPLAASIQHLEGKTMYPGFVDSHLHIIGYGEKLKHLDVSAVTSKEALLEKLQERMSEASAHEWVIAIGLNENQFEEPIFPTLAELDALGEAHLIIKRSCHHLILANTKALTFAGITHDTPSPEGGVIDKVDGQLTGVLKDAALYLIVNHMPHITPAYIEDALAKAVASLQSYGLVGGHSEDLSYYGPPSQPILAYRKIVEAQQSFKVHLLQHHTVFEAVAKMDLASSPFLEFGAMKIFIDGAFGGRTAALRQPYSDDSNNAGMLIHTTEQLTTYVQLARQYGQTVAVHTIGDLAIATILDVFAAYPPQDGQFDRVIHCSLVDDELLAKLATLPVAVDMQPQFVQGEYQAELSRLGEERVQGLHPLKSLLDRGLIVAGGSDAPIEVPNPLQGIYAAVTRRNIGESHEGYNPQEKISRFEAVHLYTVGAAEIIGQSHKRGKIAAGYAADFTVLQEDLFTVDIEQLPHIQVACTVVDGKMVYENRCEG, encoded by the coding sequence TTGGCAACATTATGGACAGGTGGCAAGATTTACACGATGGCTCAGATTGGTGAAACAGTGGAAGCAGTCCTTGTAGAAGATGGAAAAATTGTGGCGACAGGCTCAGTGGAGAGCTTGTCGCCACTAGCTGCTTCTATCCAACATTTAGAGGGCAAGACCATGTATCCTGGTTTTGTAGACAGTCATTTACATATTATTGGCTACGGAGAAAAACTTAAGCATCTTGATGTCTCAGCAGTTACCAGTAAAGAGGCATTACTTGAGAAGCTTCAGGAGCGAATGTCCGAGGCATCAGCACATGAATGGGTCATTGCGATTGGGCTAAATGAAAACCAATTTGAGGAGCCCATTTTCCCAACTTTAGCGGAGCTAGATGCCCTTGGAGAGGCCCATTTAATCATTAAACGGAGCTGTCATCATTTGATCTTAGCCAATACTAAGGCACTCACTTTTGCAGGAATTACACATGATACACCTTCACCAGAGGGCGGTGTCATTGACAAAGTCGACGGTCAGCTCACAGGTGTACTAAAGGACGCAGCATTGTATTTAATTGTCAACCATATGCCGCATATTACACCTGCGTATATCGAGGATGCTTTGGCAAAAGCGGTGGCCTCGCTCCAATCCTATGGTTTAGTAGGAGGGCATTCTGAGGACTTAAGCTATTACGGACCACCAAGCCAACCGATTCTGGCTTATCGTAAAATCGTGGAGGCACAGCAATCCTTTAAAGTTCATTTATTACAGCATCATACGGTCTTTGAAGCGGTCGCAAAAATGGATTTAGCCTCATCACCATTTTTAGAGTTTGGCGCTATGAAAATTTTTATTGACGGAGCCTTTGGCGGTCGCACGGCGGCACTACGTCAACCGTATAGTGATGACTCTAACAATGCTGGGATGCTCATTCATACAACAGAGCAATTAACGACCTATGTTCAGCTTGCTCGTCAGTACGGACAAACTGTGGCCGTGCATACGATTGGAGATTTAGCAATAGCAACGATTTTAGACGTTTTTGCGGCCTATCCGCCGCAGGATGGTCAGTTTGATCGCGTGATTCACTGTAGTTTAGTCGATGATGAACTATTAGCCAAGCTAGCTACTTTACCTGTTGCGGTAGATATGCAGCCGCAATTTGTACAGGGAGAATATCAAGCAGAGTTATCGAGACTTGGAGAGGAGCGCGTTCAAGGCTTACATCCTTTAAAGTCGCTTCTTGACCGAGGGCTGATTGTGGCAGGGGGCAGTGACGCCCCGATTGAGGTTCCCAATCCGCTACAAGGCATTTACGCTGCTGTCACAAGAAGAAATATTGGCGAAAGCCATGAGGGCTATAATCCGCAGGAGAAAATTTCACGGTTTGAGGCCGTCCATCTGTATACCGTAGGAGCAGCCGAAATAATCGGTCAGTCACATAAGCGTGGCAAAATTGCAGCAGGCTATGCAGCCGATTTTACGGTTTTACAGGAGGATCTTTTTACTGTAGATATTGAACAACTACCACATATACAAGTAGCTTGTACGGTGGTGGATGGGAAGATGGTATATGAAAATCGCTGTGAAGGATAA
- a CDS encoding glycerophosphodiester phosphodiesterase, with protein sequence MHKAGQVMRQAVHNIYAYRLDYVQVFALIRIFQFLLIIPVTSIVLKLMLRVTGYTHITEQNWQSFVAHPFVIMMICLLILLFLLFVYYEMGFLFLMAFHQQRGMRYRFLPLWQQLNRKVIYFFSVQVLFLIVYLALLMPLASFMLPLTLTQSVSLPHFLTDEIMSSRAGRLAYAAVASIVVMIGIRSILTLPIFTIQPNISILRSFKQSWHFSKRGLFELLVLLAMLLTGHLLMMLGITVISTFPLYLIERIMPSAALVTAGLTLALLEMVFVVLFSLLQAMFSQVMVAITYNTPVLGKVRVATKRQRRYKPLLLISFIVFIVLSMMNINSLEKSVYAPDTKIIAHRGYVAGNVENTISGLVNAANAGADLIEIDIQQTVDGEFVVFHDRTLRRLAGKNGVIANMTLSELKSLTIHQNGYSDKIASLEDCIEIAKALDVALLIELKVHGQETEDVLPKLVEKLRQYKVLDSYYVQSADVQKMAQLKKLVPNLRVGIVYALNIGPMEENVDFIALEESWVTEQLIEELKQHPTDLFVWTLNDDRSLQTFIEKNVSGVITDHPDVARELRAQQSEHQYFLQRILNRLQFIF encoded by the coding sequence GTGCACAAGGCAGGACAAGTAATGCGACAGGCTGTCCACAATATTTATGCGTATCGGTTAGATTATGTACAAGTTTTCGCATTGATTAGAATTTTTCAGTTTTTATTGATAATCCCTGTAACCTCGATCGTCTTGAAGCTCATGCTCCGAGTAACAGGGTATACACATATTACTGAGCAAAATTGGCAAAGCTTTGTGGCGCATCCCTTTGTCATCATGATGATTTGTCTATTAATTTTGCTGTTTTTATTATTTGTTTATTATGAAATGGGCTTTCTCTTTCTTATGGCCTTTCATCAGCAAAGGGGGATGCGCTATCGCTTTCTTCCTTTATGGCAGCAATTGAATCGAAAAGTTATTTATTTTTTTAGTGTCCAAGTCTTATTTTTAATTGTCTATCTTGCCCTATTAATGCCATTAGCTTCCTTTATGCTACCACTTACCTTAACGCAATCCGTTTCTCTGCCACATTTTTTAACAGACGAAATAATGAGCAGTCGAGCTGGTAGGCTAGCATATGCTGCGGTGGCAAGTATCGTGGTGATGATCGGCATTCGTAGTATTTTAACGTTACCAATTTTTACAATCCAGCCCAACATCTCGATTCTACGTTCCTTTAAGCAAAGCTGGCATTTTTCTAAACGAGGTTTATTTGAACTGTTAGTATTATTAGCGATGCTTTTAACAGGTCATTTGCTAATGATGCTAGGAATAACGGTCATCAGTACGTTTCCGCTCTATTTAATAGAGCGCATAATGCCGAGCGCAGCATTGGTCACAGCGGGGCTTACACTTGCCTTGTTGGAAATGGTCTTTGTAGTGCTATTTAGTTTATTACAGGCTATGTTTTCACAAGTCATGGTTGCCATTACGTATAACACGCCAGTGCTAGGCAAAGTCAGAGTGGCTACCAAGAGACAGCGACGCTATAAGCCATTACTATTGATCAGTTTCATCGTTTTTATCGTATTAAGTATGATGAACATCAATTCTTTAGAGAAAAGTGTTTATGCCCCAGATACTAAAATTATTGCCCATCGAGGCTATGTTGCAGGTAATGTAGAAAATACGATTAGCGGGTTAGTAAATGCAGCGAATGCGGGGGCAGATTTAATTGAAATCGATATTCAGCAAACCGTAGATGGTGAATTTGTTGTCTTTCATGATCGAACATTAAGACGGCTAGCCGGTAAAAACGGTGTCATTGCGAATATGACCCTAAGTGAACTAAAGTCATTAACCATTCACCAAAATGGCTACAGCGATAAAATTGCATCTTTAGAGGATTGTATCGAAATTGCCAAAGCGTTAGATGTGGCGTTATTAATCGAATTAAAGGTGCACGGCCAAGAAACGGAAGATGTTTTACCTAAATTAGTCGAGAAGCTACGTCAATACAAGGTGCTGGATTCCTACTATGTGCAATCCGCTGATGTACAGAAAATGGCGCAATTAAAAAAATTGGTGCCCAATTTGCGAGTGGGCATTGTCTATGCACTCAACATCGGACCAATGGAGGAAAATGTTGATTTTATCGCATTAGAAGAATCCTGGGTAACCGAGCAGCTGATTGAGGAATTAAAGCAGCACCCAACTGACCTATTTGTTTGGACACTCAATGACGACCGTTCCTTGCAAACCTTTATTGAAAAAAACGTCAGCGGCGTCATCACCGACCACCCCGACGTCGCCCGCGAGCTAAGAGCACAACAAAGCGAACATCAATACTTCTTACAGCGCATCCTCAATCGACTGCAATTTATCTTTTGA